AAAAATCCGAGCGTGCCTTCGGAACCGACGAGAATCTTCGCCAGGTTCAGGCGCTCGTCGCCCATCATGTGCAGGTTGTACCCGCCAACTTTACGCAGCACCTTGGGGACGCGCGCAGCGATGTCGGCCGCGTAATTTGAGTACAGCGCTCGCAGGCTGCGAGCGATTTCGGCAGCCCGCGCGGGAGTGCCGTTGAAGGGCTCCGGAATTTCGCCGAACAGCACGCGCGATCCGTCGGCCAGCACGGTCTCAATCTCCAAAACATTGTGCACCATGATGCCGTATTGGATGGACCGCGTACCGGCGGAATTATTGCCGGTCATGCCGCCGATGGTGGCGCAGTTCGAGGTGGAAGGGTCAACGGCAAAATACCATCCGGTCGGTTTCAGCTTGGCGTTGAGGTGATCCAGGACAATGCCCGGCTGGACGACGGCGGTGCCGCGTTCGGTGTCGAGTTCAAGCACCTGGTTCATGCAGCGGGTCGTATCGAGGACCAGCGCCTGGTTAACGGTCTGGCCGTTTTGCGAGCTGCCGGCGCCGCGGGGGAGGACGGGAATTTTTTCCTCCCGGGCGATGCCGATGGCAGCTTCGACGTCGGCGGTGTCGCGCGGCAGGGCGACGCCGATGGGCTCGATCTGGTAGATGGAAGCGTCGGTGGAATAGCGCCCGCGGGTAAAGGGGTCGAACAGGACTTCCCCGCGCAGCGCCTGGCGCAAGCGCGCCTCAAGAGCGGGATCGCCGATTCTGTTGCCGACGGGACTGCTCACATCCGCCTGCCGATTCTGGGATCGCAACAAGATCGCAGCATAGCAAAAAACCGCTTGCCTGCTCTGGAAAAGAGGCACATCATACTCAGCCCGTCAGACCGTGTGATACACGATATTCGCAAATATTAGGAGAAACCCATCATGCGTCCACGCGTCTTCCGCGCCAGCAACGTGGTGCTAGGACTGCTTTGCCTGATGTATTTCCTGACCTACGTTGACCGGGTCAATATCAGTACCGTGGTTGCGTCCAGCCAGTTCCTGAAAGAAATTCCGCTCACCAAGGTGCAGATCGGGCTGGTGTTCTCGGCGTTTGCCTATCCGTATCTGTTGTTCCAGATCATCGGCGGATGGGTCGCCGATAAGTTTGGACCGCGAAAAGCGCTGACCATCTGCGGATTGATCTGGGCGGGCGCCACCATCGTCACCGGACTTGTCCACGGACTGGTGGCCCTGTTTGTCGCCAGAGTCATTCTGGGATTTGGCGAGGGCGCAACATTCCCGACCGCGACGCGAGCCATGTCGTACTGGGTCTCGAAGGAGCGTCGCGGGTTTGCGCAGGGATTCACGCACGCCTTTTCGCGCTTGGGCAATTCCCTGACGCCATGGGTGGTGGCGACGCTGATCGCGGCCATTTCGTGGCGCGCTTCTTTCTTAATCATCGGCGGCATCAGCACGTTCTGGGCGCTGGCATGGGGACTGTATTTCCGCGACAAGCCCGGCGATCACCCCGGCATCACCCAGGAAGAATTGGCGACGCTGCCCACGCCGGCGACCAAGGCCAAGGTACAGGTGCCTTGGGGACCGCTGATCAAGCGCATGGCGCCCGTCACGGTGGTGTACTTCTGCTACGGCTGGATCTTGTGGCTGTTCCTGAGCTGGATTCCTTCCTTCTTCAAAGGGCAGTTCCACCTCGATCTCAAGAAAACCGCCATCTTCGCCTCCGGCGTGTTCTTCGCCGGCGTGGTGGGCGACACGCTGGGCGGAATTGTCAGCGACAAGCTGTTCGAGAAGACCAAAAGCCCCCGGTTCGCGCGCTGCAACATGGTGGCCGTGATGATGTTCCTGTGCGGGGTGGCGATGGTGCCGCTCATGTACACGCGCAACATCAACTTCGTGGCGTGGGCTCTGACCTTCGGCTTCTTCTTCGCCGAGATGACGATCGGGCCGATGTGGGCGATCCCCATGGACATCGCGCCGAAATTCGCGGGCACGGCCAGCGGCTTGATGAACACTGGATCAGCGCTGGCGGCGATCGTTTCGCCGGTGGTCGGCGGTTACCTCATCCAGCGGACGGGCAACTGGACGCTGCCATTCAAAGTGTCGATCGTCGTGATCCTGGTGGGAGCGGCGCTGTCGT
The Terriglobales bacterium DNA segment above includes these coding regions:
- a CDS encoding MFS transporter — encoded protein: MRPRVFRASNVVLGLLCLMYFLTYVDRVNISTVVASSQFLKEIPLTKVQIGLVFSAFAYPYLLFQIIGGWVADKFGPRKALTICGLIWAGATIVTGLVHGLVALFVARVILGFGEGATFPTATRAMSYWVSKERRGFAQGFTHAFSRLGNSLTPWVVATLIAAISWRASFLIIGGISTFWALAWGLYFRDKPGDHPGITQEELATLPTPATKAKVQVPWGPLIKRMAPVTVVYFCYGWILWLFLSWIPSFFKGQFHLDLKKTAIFASGVFFAGVVGDTLGGIVSDKLFEKTKSPRFARCNMVAVMMFLCGVAMVPLMYTRNINFVAWALTFGFFFAEMTIGPMWAIPMDIAPKFAGTASGLMNTGSALAAIVSPVVGGYLIQRTGNWTLPFKVSIVVILVGAALSFTMHPERQFTEEASPVAVPAGR